Proteins encoded in a region of the Xiphophorus couchianus chromosome 11, X_couchianus-1.0, whole genome shotgun sequence genome:
- the gfra3 gene encoding GDNF family receptor alpha-3: MVLLGFLLAFLLPGVTLSTSQIFPFPAPVTDCVEAHRVCSTEPQCEALYRGLELCAVDAAVAPLGEQEASECLERQDALLAKHPSLLACKCQRGFRKEERCLRIYWRVRLLPGREELEISPYDDSMIDSRMASLMSGSSFMQLDGENQCLKAAQDCGLYEKCGALRSEYVLACTKPMPNTSRCNQYKCHRALRRFLERVPEEYSLGVLFCPCTNTLCGERRRKTIVPSCSYQDAESLQPNCLHQQSFCRRDDLCRSRLADFLSNCQPSHLTASGCLKDSTGLCLRAYAGLIGTIMTPNYISNNSADVSLWCNCEGSGNQWQECLRLQRLFTHNSCLRNAISWMGSPGSLPSDPSQPPAPRPSPLVQKDELLNSNRLPELNNDVVESEEEEELTQTVEEEEADEGGQFDVIPLYSERATVSNLGSSEAGGAAAPSASPTKPVLLLFLLLTTAHSWG; the protein is encoded by the exons gtGTGACACTCTCCACATCCCAGATATTCCCCTTCCCAGCTCCTGTGACCGACTGCGTTGAAGCTCACCGTGTGTGCTCCACTGAGCCGCAGTGCGAGGCGCTCTACCGAGGCTTGGAGCTGTGCGCGGTCGATGCGGCAGTCGCACCGCTAGGGGAACAAGAAGCATCTGAGTGCCTGGAGAGACAGGACGCCCTGTTGGCCAAACACCCGTCACTTCTGGCCTGCAAGTGCCAGCGTGGCTTCAGGAAGGAGGAGCGGTGCCTCCGCATATACTGGAGGGTTCGCCTCCTGCCAG GAAGGGAGGAGCTGGAAATATCACCCTATGATGACTCCATGATTGACTCTCGCATGGCCTCTTTAATGTCCG GTTCATCCTTCATGCAGCTGGATGGTGAGAACCAGTGCCTGAAAGCAGCACAGGACTGCGGCCTGTATGAGAAGTGCGGTGCTCTTCGATCAGAATACGTGTTGGCCTGCACAAAGCCAATGCCCAACACCAGCCGATGCAACCAGTACAAGTGCCACCGGGCCCTCAGGCGCTTCCTGGAGCGGGTGCCAGAGGAATACAGCCTGGGCGTCCTGTTCTGCCCCTGCACCAACACCCTGtgtggagagaggaggaggaaaaccaTCGTACCCTCCTGCTCCTACCAGGATGCAGAGAGTCTGCAGCCTAACTGCCTCCACCAGCAGAGCTTCTGTCGCCGAGACGACCTCTGCAG gTCCAGGCTCGCTGATTTCCTCAGTAACTGCCAACCATCTCATCTGACAGCCAGCGGATGTTTGAAAGACTCAACAGGCCTCTGCCTCCGAGCCTATGCTGGGCTTATAG GAACCATCATGACTCCCAACTACATCAGCAACAACTCTGCTGACGTGTCGCTGTGGTGCAACTGTGAGGGCAGTGGCAACCAGTGGCAGGAATGTCTGCGACTGCAGCGGCTTTTCACCCACAACAGCTGCCTAC GGAACGCCATCAGCTGGATGGGAAGCCCAGGATCGCTGCCCTCTGACCCCAGTCAGCCCCCCGCTCCCAGACCGTCTCCACTGGTCCAGAAGGACGAGCTGCTGAACAGTAACCGCCTGCCTGAGCTCAACAATGAT GTGGTcgagagtgaggaagaggaggagttgaCACAGACggtggaagaggaggaggctgaTGAAGGTGGCCAGTTTGATGTGATCCCTCTGTACTCGGAAAGGGCCACCGTCTCCAACCTGGGCTCATCTGaagcagggggcgctgcagcgCCCAGCGCCAGCCCCACTAAACCAGTactgctgctttttctgctcCTAACTACTGCCCACAGCTGGGGGTAG